One window of Pieris napi chromosome 14, ilPieNapi1.2, whole genome shotgun sequence genomic DNA carries:
- the LOC125056316 gene encoding bromodomain-containing protein 3-like isoform X6, with product MQQAVDPLATTSTPAVEPVNGAPSEESPRRQGRVTNQLQFLQKNVIKAVWKHKFAWPFHQPVDAKKLNLPDYHKIIKKPMDLGTVKKRLESNYYYSAQECIQDFNTMFTNCYIYNKPGEDVVVMAQTLEKLFLNRIAQMDKEEKEIEVPSNSAKSVKKRSSSSVAPIVPGPRATPVKAVPSTPLPAFVGSTNTTTTPTLAAPPTPPATHAGLPQQMATQPSNFHVSQAAAPPVQTMPAVTLSQTQPAKVKKGVKRKADTTTPMGSSFEGGYTTPTIDQQGGPKPAKISTRRESGRQKKAGRVADDGFKMGGVSPGVGGAGASHHAGTPQLAKNKEKLSDALKSCNEILKELFSKKHSGYAWPFYKPVDAVLLGLHDYFDIIKKPMDLGTVKQKMDNRAYKTAAEFATDVRLIFTNCYKYNPPDHDVVAMARKLQDVFEMRYAKIPDEPIHAVVPHIDKGSSGSSSESGSESDSESDDSEEERNNKVKVLEKELLALQEKMKKLVEESNTKKKAKKKVKDKPKKPITNSVVPKPTPVPAYTKVNNIAENLVNVAASAVRGKTGSKRGGGAGKGSSRGAPPAKKKSSTPTAAPHVPPPDSDDEDLAKPMSYDEKRQLSLDINKLPGDKLGKVVHIIQSREPSLRDSNPDEIEIDFETLKPSTLRELESYVASCLRKKTHRKVSGKSKDEQIAEKKQELEKRLHDVTGQLGSHKKQQPKKDGKEGLGGGISSSSSSSDSSNSSSSTDTSSSDSSDSEAGANIGKQAKKKVKKQPHPLPSSQPKPIIAPVIAPVVSAPPVATEQPAAPPAPVKEEQAPAPAPEINPPVASAPLTTPVQPIINPPISNLPDSCNVPIVREPDIKPLKMEPRNGLDKVDTSHYIDPIERSLASLERSLQAEVPLDDSVSASESSMRLDDFMNNKPSMMSDTSHHNLMAQLGGLTDMTHVSEPMKNEMHLPPPHNGYVDKSMHEREMPRPDVNATLAGITTAPNVSSIFDPIYSAPHSHPVTAQAQMNVMPSAPNNTVPPVIKKEDVKPLLTPKPIEDLMRVPSVVTNNMTERGAALAQMFKTKQEQNLRNASSWSSLAQAGSPQSVPTPVGTNNQVKPKPVMDSFQAFKKQAREKIDRQRALIEQQELRKKEQAERERQRQETERRHPEDDKMRFQPKTINGAFTRGIQAARKPESGEVSSPSVSPVARGSPPAAAAAVASAAPDKPPASERDRLRQREQERRRREAMAGQIDMNMQSDLMAAFEESL from the exons ATGCAGCAGGCAGTTGATCCACTCGCCACTACAAGTACT ccAGCGGTGGAGCCCGTAAATGGAGCGCCATCGGAAGAGTCTCCGCGTCGCCAGGGACGAGTTACTAATCAACTTCAGTTCCTTcagaaaaatgttattaaggCCGTGTGGAAACATAAATTCGCATGGCCTTTCCATCAACCTGTAGACGCTAAGAAATTGAACCTCCCA gacTACCATAAGATTATTAAGAAGCCTATGGATTTGGGAACTGTTAAAAAGAGATTGGAATCAAATTATTACTACTCGGCTCAAGAATGTATTCAAGATTTCAATACTATGTTCACAAATTGCTATATCTACAACAAACCTGGGGAGGATGTGGTTGTTATGGCGCAAACTTTAGAAAAATTGTTCCTTAATCGG ATAGCACAAATGGACAAGGAGGAGAAAGAGATTGAAGTGCCATCGAACAGCGCAAAGAGCGTGAAGAAGCGTTCCAGCTCGAGTGTGGCGCCGATTGTCCCAGGCCCGCGGGCCACGCCGGTCAAGGCAGTGCCGTCGACGCCTCTTCCGGCCTTCGTGGGTTCAACCAACACCACCACCACACCTACACTAGCCGCGCCCCCTACGCCGCCCGCTACGCACGCTGGATTGCCGCAACAG ATGGCGACGCAACCCTCTAACTTTCACGTGAGCCAAGCGGCCGCCCCACCTGTCCAAACCATGCCTGCGGTCACCTTGTCGCAGACGCAACCAGCAAAg GTCAAAAAGGGTGTTAAGAGAAAAGCGGATACAACAACGCCCATGGGAAGTTCCTTTGAAGGTGGTTACACAACGCCCACTATCGACCAACAAGGTGGACCTAAGCCAGCCAAAATCTCCACAAGAAGGGAAAGTGGGAGACAGAAAAAG GCCGGTAGAGTCGCCGATGACGGGTTCAAAATGGGCGGAGTGTCACCGGGAGTTGGCGGCGCCGGCGCGTCTCATCACGCCGGGACGCCGCAACTTGCCAAGAACAAGGAGAAACTATCCGACGCGCTCAAGAGCTGCAATGAAATACTAAAAGAATTATTCTCTAAGAAACACTCA GGCTATGCCTGGCCGTTCTATAAACCTGTGGATGCCGTTCTACTTGGTCTACACGACTACTTTGACATAATCAAGAAGCCTATGGACCTCGGAACGGTGAAACAGAAAATGGACAACAGAGCGTACAAAACGGCAGCGGAATTCGCGACGGACGTCCGTTTAATATTTACCAACTGTTACAAATATAACCCACCCGATCACGACGTGGTCGCTATGGCGCGAAAACTGCAGGATGTTTTTGAAATGAG ATACGCGAAAATACCAGATGAGCCGATTCATGCGGTAGTACCTCACATAGACAAAGGAAGTTCGGGCTCCAGTTCGGAGTCCGGTTCCGAATCTGATTCTGAATCTGACGATTcagaagaagaaagaaataataaagtcAAAGTATTGGAGAAGGAATTACTCGCTCTCCAAGAGAAGATGAAGAAACTCGTCGAAGAATCAAACACTAAGAAAAAGGCGAAAAAGAAAGTAAAAGACAAACCGAAGAAGCCAATAACCAATAGTGTCGTGCCGAAACCCACCCCCGTACCCGCCTATActaaagttaataatatagCAGAAAATTTGG TGAATGTTGCAGCGTCAGCCGTGCGCGGCAAGACGGGCAGCAAAAGGGGCGGCGGCGCCGGCAAGGGCAGCTCGCGGGGGGCGCCACCCGCCAAGAAGAAGAGCTCCACGCCCACCGCGGCGCCGCACGTCCCGCCGCCCGACTCCGACGACGAGGATCTCGCTAAGCCCATGTCCTACGACGAGAAGAGGCAGCTCTCGCTCGATATTAACAAGCTCCCGg GTGACAAACTGGGTAAAGTGGtacatataatacaaagtCGAGAGCCTTCGTTGCGGGATTCGAATCCTGACGAGATCGAAATAGACTTCGAGACTCTCAAACCGTCCACACTCAGGGAACTCGAGAGCTATGTCGCTTCGTGTCTTCGGAAAAAAACAC ATCGAAAGGTTTCCGGTAAATCTAAAGATGAACAAATAGCTGAGAAGAAACAGGAATTGGAGAAGAGACTGCATGACGTCACTGGGCAATTAGGATCACATAAGAAACAACAACCTAAAAAAG ATGGCAAGGAGGGCCTAGGTGGTGGCATCTCCTCTTCATCAAGTTCATCAGACTCCTCCAATTCTTCGTCCAGCACCGACACTTCATCCTCGGACAGCAGCGACAGCGAAGCAG GTGCCAATATTGGAAAACAGGCAAAGAAGAAAGTAAAAAAGCAACCACACCCGCTGCCATCATCACAACCT aaACCGATAATCGCGCCCGTCATAGCACCTGTGGTATCAGCTCCACCGGTAGCCACAGAACAGCCGGCCGCGCCACCCGCCCCAGTGAAAGAGGAACAGGCCCCTGCCCCAGCACCTGAAATTAACCCTCCCGTAGCTTCTGCACCCCTCACTACCCCTGTCCAACCAATAATTAACCCTCCCATTAGTAATTTACCCGACTCTTGTAACGTCCCTATCGTTCGCGAACCCGATATTAAACCTCTGAAAATGGAACCTCGCAACGGCCTCGATAAAGTTGACACGTCACACTATATCGATCCGATAGAAAGGTCCTTGGCAAGTCTCGAAAGAAGTCTGCAAGCAGAGGTTCCCTTGGACGATAGCGTCAGCGCCTCGGAGTCGTCCATGCGTCTGGACGACTTCATGAACAACAAACCTTCCATGATGTCTGATACGTCGCATCACAACTTAATGGCTCAACTCGGCGGACTGACAGATATGACTCACGTTTCGGAGCCTATGAAAAATGAAATGCATCTTCCTCCACCGCACAACGGATATGTCGATAAGAGTATGCACGAAAGAGAGATGCCGAGGCCCGATGTGAACGCCACCTTGGCCGGTATCACGACGGCGCCGAATGTCTCGTCAATTTTCGATCCAATTTATTCGGCTCCACACAGTCATCCGGTTACGGCTCAAGCCCAAATGAATGTTATGCCTAGCGCGCCTAATAACACGGTCCCACCGGTTATAAAGAAAGAAGATGTAAAACCCTTGCTCACTCCCAAGCCCATCGAGGATCTCATGAGGGTACCCAGCGTAGTTACAAACAATATGACGGAAAGAGGGGCAGCGCTCGCGCAAATGTTTAAGACGAAACAGGAGCAGAATTTGAGAAATGCCTCGTCGTGGTCGTCCTTAGCGCAAGCGGGAAGTCCTCAGAGTGTTCCAACACCAGTTGGAACAAATAATCAAGTAAAACCTAAACCTGTTATGGACAGTTTTCAA gctTTCAAGAAACAAGCTCGTGAAAAGATTGATCGACAAAGAGCACTTATAGAACAACAGGAGTTAAGAAAGAAAGAACAGGCGGAACGAGAAAGGCAACGGCAAGAAACAGAAAGACGACATCCAGAGGATGATAAAATGag ATTTCAACCGAAGACAATTAATGGAGCCTTCACAAG GGGCATACAAGCCGCTCGAAAGCCCGAAAGTGGCGAGGTTTCGTCGCCCAGCGTGTCTCCCGTAGCGCGTGGTTCACCTCCAGCCGCAGCCGCGGCCGTCGCTAGTGCGGCGCCGGACAAGCCACCTGCTTCCGAGCGAGACCGCCTGCGCCAGAGGGAACAGGAGAGACGGAGGCGGGAAGCT ATGGCCGGTCAAATAGACATGAACATGCAGAGTGACTTGATGGCTGCTTTCGAAGAGTCCTTGTAA
- the LOC125056316 gene encoding bromodomain-containing protein 3-like isoform X5, with protein sequence MPLSQKLDEPLVTIEIADSSTMQQAVDPLATTSTPAVEPVNGAPSEESPRRQGRVTNQLQFLQKNVIKAVWKHKFAWPFHQPVDAKKLNLPDYHKIIKKPMDLGTVKKRLESNYYYSAQECIQDFNTMFTNCYIYNKPGEDVVVMAQTLEKLFLNRIAQMDKEEKEIEVPSNSAKSVKKRSSSSVAPIVPGPRATPVKAVPSTPLPAFVGSTNTTTTPTLAAPPTPPATHAGLPQQMATQPSNFHVSQAAAPPVQTMPAVTLSQTQPAKVKKGVKRKADTTTPMGSSFEGGYTTPTIDQQGGPKPAKISTRRESGRQKKAGRVADDGFKMGGVSPGVGGAGASHHAGTPQLAKNKEKLSDALKSCNEILKELFSKKHSGYAWPFYKPVDAVLLGLHDYFDIIKKPMDLGTVKQKMDNRAYKTAAEFATDVRLIFTNCYKYNPPDHDVVAMARKLQDVFEMRYAKIPDEPIHAVVPHIDKGSSGSSSESGSESDSESDDSEEERNNKVKVLEKELLALQEKMKKLVEESNTKKKAKKKVKDKPKKPITNSVVPKPTPVPAYTKVNNIAENLASAVRGKTGSKRGGGAGKGSSRGAPPAKKKSSTPTAAPHVPPPDSDDEDLAKPMSYDEKRQLSLDINKLPGDKLGKVVHIIQSREPSLRDSNPDEIEIDFETLKPSTLRELESYVASCLRKKTHRKVSGKSKDEQIAEKKQELEKRLHDVTGQLGSHKKQQPKKDGKEGLGGGISSSSSSSDSSNSSSSTDTSSSDSSDSEAGANIGKQAKKKVKKQPHPLPSSQPKPIIAPVIAPVVSAPPVATEQPAAPPAPVKEEQAPAPAPEINPPVASAPLTTPVQPIINPPISNLPDSCNVPIVREPDIKPLKMEPRNGLDKVDTSHYIDPIERSLASLERSLQAEVPLDDSVSASESSMRLDDFMNNKPSMMSDTSHHNLMAQLGGLTDMTHVSEPMKNEMHLPPPHNGYVDKSMHEREMPRPDVNATLAGITTAPNVSSIFDPIYSAPHSHPVTAQAQMNVMPSAPNNTVPPVIKKEDVKPLLTPKPIEDLMRVPSVVTNNMTERGAALAQMFKTKQEQNLRNASSWSSLAQAGSPQSVPTPVGTNNQVKPKPVMDSFQAFKKQAREKIDRQRALIEQQELRKKEQAERERQRQETERRHPEDDKMRGIQAARKPESGEVSSPSVSPVARGSPPAAAAAVASAAPDKPPASERDRLRQREQERRRREAMAGQIDMNMQSDLMAAFEESL encoded by the exons ATGCCTCTTAGCCAGAAATTGGATGAGCCTCTTGTTACAATTGAG ATTGCTGATTCCAGCACAATGCAGCAGGCAGTTGATCCACTCGCCACTACAAGTACT ccAGCGGTGGAGCCCGTAAATGGAGCGCCATCGGAAGAGTCTCCGCGTCGCCAGGGACGAGTTACTAATCAACTTCAGTTCCTTcagaaaaatgttattaaggCCGTGTGGAAACATAAATTCGCATGGCCTTTCCATCAACCTGTAGACGCTAAGAAATTGAACCTCCCA gacTACCATAAGATTATTAAGAAGCCTATGGATTTGGGAACTGTTAAAAAGAGATTGGAATCAAATTATTACTACTCGGCTCAAGAATGTATTCAAGATTTCAATACTATGTTCACAAATTGCTATATCTACAACAAACCTGGGGAGGATGTGGTTGTTATGGCGCAAACTTTAGAAAAATTGTTCCTTAATCGG ATAGCACAAATGGACAAGGAGGAGAAAGAGATTGAAGTGCCATCGAACAGCGCAAAGAGCGTGAAGAAGCGTTCCAGCTCGAGTGTGGCGCCGATTGTCCCAGGCCCGCGGGCCACGCCGGTCAAGGCAGTGCCGTCGACGCCTCTTCCGGCCTTCGTGGGTTCAACCAACACCACCACCACACCTACACTAGCCGCGCCCCCTACGCCGCCCGCTACGCACGCTGGATTGCCGCAACAG ATGGCGACGCAACCCTCTAACTTTCACGTGAGCCAAGCGGCCGCCCCACCTGTCCAAACCATGCCTGCGGTCACCTTGTCGCAGACGCAACCAGCAAAg GTCAAAAAGGGTGTTAAGAGAAAAGCGGATACAACAACGCCCATGGGAAGTTCCTTTGAAGGTGGTTACACAACGCCCACTATCGACCAACAAGGTGGACCTAAGCCAGCCAAAATCTCCACAAGAAGGGAAAGTGGGAGACAGAAAAAG GCCGGTAGAGTCGCCGATGACGGGTTCAAAATGGGCGGAGTGTCACCGGGAGTTGGCGGCGCCGGCGCGTCTCATCACGCCGGGACGCCGCAACTTGCCAAGAACAAGGAGAAACTATCCGACGCGCTCAAGAGCTGCAATGAAATACTAAAAGAATTATTCTCTAAGAAACACTCA GGCTATGCCTGGCCGTTCTATAAACCTGTGGATGCCGTTCTACTTGGTCTACACGACTACTTTGACATAATCAAGAAGCCTATGGACCTCGGAACGGTGAAACAGAAAATGGACAACAGAGCGTACAAAACGGCAGCGGAATTCGCGACGGACGTCCGTTTAATATTTACCAACTGTTACAAATATAACCCACCCGATCACGACGTGGTCGCTATGGCGCGAAAACTGCAGGATGTTTTTGAAATGAG ATACGCGAAAATACCAGATGAGCCGATTCATGCGGTAGTACCTCACATAGACAAAGGAAGTTCGGGCTCCAGTTCGGAGTCCGGTTCCGAATCTGATTCTGAATCTGACGATTcagaagaagaaagaaataataaagtcAAAGTATTGGAGAAGGAATTACTCGCTCTCCAAGAGAAGATGAAGAAACTCGTCGAAGAATCAAACACTAAGAAAAAGGCGAAAAAGAAAGTAAAAGACAAACCGAAGAAGCCAATAACCAATAGTGTCGTGCCGAAACCCACCCCCGTACCCGCCTATActaaagttaataatatagCAGAAAATTTGG CGTCAGCCGTGCGCGGCAAGACGGGCAGCAAAAGGGGCGGCGGCGCCGGCAAGGGCAGCTCGCGGGGGGCGCCACCCGCCAAGAAGAAGAGCTCCACGCCCACCGCGGCGCCGCACGTCCCGCCGCCCGACTCCGACGACGAGGATCTCGCTAAGCCCATGTCCTACGACGAGAAGAGGCAGCTCTCGCTCGATATTAACAAGCTCCCGg GTGACAAACTGGGTAAAGTGGtacatataatacaaagtCGAGAGCCTTCGTTGCGGGATTCGAATCCTGACGAGATCGAAATAGACTTCGAGACTCTCAAACCGTCCACACTCAGGGAACTCGAGAGCTATGTCGCTTCGTGTCTTCGGAAAAAAACAC ATCGAAAGGTTTCCGGTAAATCTAAAGATGAACAAATAGCTGAGAAGAAACAGGAATTGGAGAAGAGACTGCATGACGTCACTGGGCAATTAGGATCACATAAGAAACAACAACCTAAAAAAG ATGGCAAGGAGGGCCTAGGTGGTGGCATCTCCTCTTCATCAAGTTCATCAGACTCCTCCAATTCTTCGTCCAGCACCGACACTTCATCCTCGGACAGCAGCGACAGCGAAGCAG GTGCCAATATTGGAAAACAGGCAAAGAAGAAAGTAAAAAAGCAACCACACCCGCTGCCATCATCACAACCT aaACCGATAATCGCGCCCGTCATAGCACCTGTGGTATCAGCTCCACCGGTAGCCACAGAACAGCCGGCCGCGCCACCCGCCCCAGTGAAAGAGGAACAGGCCCCTGCCCCAGCACCTGAAATTAACCCTCCCGTAGCTTCTGCACCCCTCACTACCCCTGTCCAACCAATAATTAACCCTCCCATTAGTAATTTACCCGACTCTTGTAACGTCCCTATCGTTCGCGAACCCGATATTAAACCTCTGAAAATGGAACCTCGCAACGGCCTCGATAAAGTTGACACGTCACACTATATCGATCCGATAGAAAGGTCCTTGGCAAGTCTCGAAAGAAGTCTGCAAGCAGAGGTTCCCTTGGACGATAGCGTCAGCGCCTCGGAGTCGTCCATGCGTCTGGACGACTTCATGAACAACAAACCTTCCATGATGTCTGATACGTCGCATCACAACTTAATGGCTCAACTCGGCGGACTGACAGATATGACTCACGTTTCGGAGCCTATGAAAAATGAAATGCATCTTCCTCCACCGCACAACGGATATGTCGATAAGAGTATGCACGAAAGAGAGATGCCGAGGCCCGATGTGAACGCCACCTTGGCCGGTATCACGACGGCGCCGAATGTCTCGTCAATTTTCGATCCAATTTATTCGGCTCCACACAGTCATCCGGTTACGGCTCAAGCCCAAATGAATGTTATGCCTAGCGCGCCTAATAACACGGTCCCACCGGTTATAAAGAAAGAAGATGTAAAACCCTTGCTCACTCCCAAGCCCATCGAGGATCTCATGAGGGTACCCAGCGTAGTTACAAACAATATGACGGAAAGAGGGGCAGCGCTCGCGCAAATGTTTAAGACGAAACAGGAGCAGAATTTGAGAAATGCCTCGTCGTGGTCGTCCTTAGCGCAAGCGGGAAGTCCTCAGAGTGTTCCAACACCAGTTGGAACAAATAATCAAGTAAAACCTAAACCTGTTATGGACAGTTTTCAA gctTTCAAGAAACAAGCTCGTGAAAAGATTGATCGACAAAGAGCACTTATAGAACAACAGGAGTTAAGAAAGAAAGAACAGGCGGAACGAGAAAGGCAACGGCAAGAAACAGAAAGACGACATCCAGAGGATGATAAAATGag GGGCATACAAGCCGCTCGAAAGCCCGAAAGTGGCGAGGTTTCGTCGCCCAGCGTGTCTCCCGTAGCGCGTGGTTCACCTCCAGCCGCAGCCGCGGCCGTCGCTAGTGCGGCGCCGGACAAGCCACCTGCTTCCGAGCGAGACCGCCTGCGCCAGAGGGAACAGGAGAGACGGAGGCGGGAAGCT ATGGCCGGTCAAATAGACATGAACATGCAGAGTGACTTGATGGCTGCTTTCGAAGAGTCCTTGTAA